One region of Drosophila teissieri strain GT53w chromosome 2L, Prin_Dtei_1.1, whole genome shotgun sequence genomic DNA includes:
- the LOC122616876 gene encoding zinc carboxypeptidase, producing MRLLWLLATLVALTSAGILKDSAKERYDNYRVYKLTIENKIQLAAIEKIGELTKKYNVWKEYDERSKQVDIMVSPGELNHFQELLKFKNISSELMIENVQERIDEEQVTPTADSATFGWTKYHELEEIEAWLDEILSAYPSVTEEFIVGTSYEGRTIRGIKISHKTGNPGIFIESNIHAREWITSASATWFINQLLTSEDADVRNLADNYDWHIIPVFNVDGFEYSHRKDRMWRKTRQPHATNACIGVDANRNFDSHWLENNGASDNPCSETFAGDTPLSEPEAKALAEYLTKIQDQISVYISFHSYGQYLLSPYGHTKEEFPENYDDILTIGKAFADAIEALPYGTVYEYGSTADVLYVATGTSVDWVFNELGKKIGYTIEYRDKGRYGFILPPVQIIPNCEELMVGMLALIDKTKELGYL from the exons ATGCGTCTGCTCTGGTTGCTCGCCACGCTGGTGGCTTTAACAAGTGCCGGGATCCTCAAGGACTCGGCCAAAGAGCGTTATGATAACTACAGGGTATACAAGCTCACTATAGAGAACAAAATCCAATTGGCTGCGATCGAGAAAATTGGCGAGCTGACGAAGAAG TACAACGTTTGGAAGGAGTATGACGAGCGTAGTAAGCAGGTTGATATCATGGTTAGTCCTGGAGAACTAAACCACTTCCAGGAGCTGCTCAAATTCAAAAACATCAGCAGCGAGCTTATGATCGAGAATGTCCAAGA GCGTATCGACGAGGAACAAGTCACGCCAACTGCAGATAGCGCCACCTTTGGCTGGACGAAGTACCATGAGCTGGAGGAGATTGAGGCCTGGCTGGACGAGATTCTGAGCGCATATCCCTCGGTAACCGAGGAGTTCATCGTTGGTACCTCCTACGAGGGCCGAACCATTCGAGGCATCAAGATCTCGCACAAGACTGGCAATCCTGGCATTTTCATCGAGTCCAACATCCATGCCAGGGAGTGGATAACCTCGGCCAGTGCCACATGGTTCATCAATCAGCTGTTGACCTCAGAGGATGCCGATGTGCGGAATCTGGCAGATAACTACGATTGGCACATAATACCCGTATTCAATGTGGATGGTTTTGAGTACTCACACAGAAAG GACCGCATGTGGCGCAAGACACGTCAGCCACATGCCACGAATGCCTGCATTGGAGTCGACGCCAATCGGAACTTTGACTCCCATTGGCTCGAGAACAATGGAGCCTCCGATAATCCCTGCAGTGAGACCTTTGCCGGGGACACTCCCTTATCTGAGCCCGAGGCCAAGGCCTTGGCCGAGTATCTGACCAAGATCCAGGACCAAATTAGTGTGTACATATCCTTCCACTCATACGGACAGTATTTGCTCTCGCCCTACGGACACACCAAGGAAGAGTTCCCAGAGAACTACGATGATATCCTGACTATTGGCAAGGCCTTTGCCGATGCCATTGAAGCCCTGCCGTACGGAACTGTCTACGAGTATGGATCTACAGCTGACGTGCTTT ATGTGGCCACTGGCACCTCCGTGGACTGGGTGTTCAACGAGCTGGGCAAGAAGATCGGCTACACAATCGAGTACCGTGATAAGGGACGCTACGGCTTTATCCTGCCGCCAGTGCAGATCATTCCCAACTGTGAGGAGCTGATGGTTGGAATGCTGGCATTGATTG